GGAACACCAGGTTCTCCGGCTGCGACTTGTCGTGGATGTGCCACTGGTATTCGTAGCTGTTCACCGGCGGCAGGCCGTTCTTGTCCAGTTTGACCGGGCGCGGCGGGTTGTCCTGCAGGGAGCGGTTGTGGAACGCATGGTTGATGGCGTCCAGTCGGAAACCATCGACTCCGCGGTCAAGCCAGAAACGCAGGTCGGCCAGCAGTTGCTCCTGAACTTCCGGGTTGTGCAGGTTCAGGTCCGGCTGCTCCTTGAGGAAGTTGGTCAGGTAGTACTGGCGGCGGCGGGTACACCAGCGCCAAGCGCTGCCGCCGAAGTTGGACATCCAGTTATTGGGCGCGCTGCCATCGTCCTTTGCGTCGGCCCACACGTACCAGTCGGCCTTGGGATTGTCGCGGCTCGCGCGGCTCTCCTCGAACCAGGGGTGCTGGTCGGAGGTATGGCTCAGGATCTGGTCGATGATGATCTTCAGTCCGAGTTCATGCGCCTTGTCGATGACCTGGTCGAAGTCGTCAAGATTGCCGAAGATCGGGTCTACATCGCGATAATCAGATACGTCGTAGCCGAAATCCGCCATCGGCGACTTGAAGAAAGGAGAGATCCAGATGGCGTCAACGCCCAGGGATTTCACATAGGGGAGCTTCTGGCAGATACCCTGAAGGTCGCCAATGCCGTCGCCGTTAGCGTCACAAAAGCTGCGGGGATAGATCTGGTAGATCACGCTGTTGCGCCACCATTCCCCGGTTTGACTGCTGTTGGGATTACCGCTCATGCCTTGAGTCCGTTTTTGGATACTTATTAGGTTAGGGTCAGTATGGCGATGTGGCAGCACCCTTGCCTCCTCCCTTGCCGGGGGGGAGGGGGGCATCCGGTGGCCGGGCAGGCGGGGTGGATAGCGGGCGCGGACAGGGAGGGAAGTCGCCCGGAAACGCGCCGGTCAGCCGGCCAAAATAAGTCAAAGCTGGTACTGGCGTGCCCGCAATAATCCTTGAGGCGGATATTGGCGCTCTTTAAGATTCCACGCAGTTTCACAGGGATTTGAAATATTGCAAGGATTCGCATGGATACCCCACAAGGCACTCTCTACCCCTCCCCCCAAAATTGCCCAGTGATTGCCGGGCAAAACGCCGGTAAGCGCATTAGCTGCGTTACGGAATATCAGCATGTATATGACCGCCTGCAACAGGCCGCACTGCGCAACCACCACTGGGCCCGGATTGCGGTAAAAGAGTTGCATGCGCTGACCACCGGCATGCTCGGTAAAAACAATGTGTATGTACGGCCCGGTGAGCGTCAGCGCAGCACGGGCAATGAGAGGTACTATGTATTTTTGCCCGGTTTGAAGGCGACTGTAGAGCGCTGGCCTAATGATCAGTATTGTATTACTGAGTTGGTGTTGGATGATCACTACTACGATTTGACGGCGCCGGGGCAAGAGGAGACGCGAATGGGGCTGTATCGAGCTTCCTCAGATCTCGGTCAGAATTTGTGGAAGGCTTCTTATGTCAAAGATAGTAAGATCTTGCCGCAACGGGGCCGCCTAGTGGCAATTGCGGACGCTAAGTTCAGCAGCGCTGACGATGCGATTGAGGAAACGATGCCTAGAACGGCGAAGCACTTGGGCGTCGGTGCGGCCCACGTAAGAGATAGTGGTGCGGATTTGCATTTCACGCCAGGAAGAAAGCCGCTGGGCGGCGGGCTCCTGTGCTACAACCCTCTAAACGTGGAAAAGAGTCGCGCATCGGCGCTTTTATTGGCAACTACTATGGCGTCCGCTCGCGATGTTGAAGGTGTGGTCTGGGCGGCAGATTTCGGCGGATCTGCCGTACTAACTCAAGCGATGCAAATACTTGCAGATAAAGGTTTGAGCCTGAAAGGGCACACTGTTTATTTCCATAAGCCGCGTACATCTCCAGCCAAGTCGTTGCGTTTGGCTCACAAGCTACAGATGAATTTAAATGAGAGGATTGCGGATACTGGGCTTAGTTTGCGGGGTGCTATCAGTCAGCTCAGTGTTGCGGATGTCCGCCTAAAAAATAAAAACGATCCTTACAGTAAGGGCTACCATGCAGAAGCATGGCTGAACGGTGGGCTTAAGGTCGCCGCGCCGGCGGGTTTGCTGGCTGCCGCAGTTGGCGGTCAAGCTGGACTGGTAGTTGGCGGGATTGCCACTGTAATTGGCGGGACTGGTGTGGTTCATGCTTTAGGGAAAAGTGCAGCAGAAAGCTTTGGTTATCGCTTCAGGCGTTGAGAGGATTTATGCGTAATATATTCAAATATCCTGCTCTGGAGTGGCGGCGTCGAGATGATTATTGTGTGCCGCAAGGGCCGGCGTTTTCTGATGCGTCGAATGTCTCGTTGACGCTGGCTGGCAGTCGGTTGAAGTTGCGGGCTCCTCGACACAATCCCTTACGCCGTTCTGTGAAACAGGTGCGAACTGTTCCGGGCCTGGATGTTTTGGCTGATCCTCACTTGAGTCGATACGGCCAAGGGGTTATGTCGAACTCTCATTGGGGGCTTAACTGTTTAGTTAGGCGCCTATGGGCTTTTTACGGGCCCTGGATGACAGGGTGTAAAGGCGAATTGATATTCAGTGTTTGTGTTATTGGCCGATTTGATGAGTATCGGCTCGACAGTGTTTCATTTTTTAATCCCAAAGCCTTCGAGATGGTTTTAGTTCGCTACTTGAACGAGCGATATGGGCACCATAATTGGGAGGATGAGCTGTCCCATATTCCTCGTTATCGAGGCCCTATCGATTGGCGGCGTCATGACCACCTTCCGGTTCCGAGTGCCAGTTTTAAAATCAGCAGGGGGGCAGATCCTGAGCGTGTGAATCGGCCGCAAAGTATTTTTGTATTTCCTGTTTCCGATGGGCATTTTGTCGAAGTTTGTTTCGAGCAGCGATATCACAGCTTCGATCATGAGTATCAGCCAAACTTCGATAACTCTCCTTTGCAAGAGTTGCAGGATAATATCTTCAACAGCATTACATTGGAGCTTGGCCCGGAAACCCAGGCCAAAGTCGAAAAAATAAAAGCCCAGGTCGGAGATATGCAGCTCTGCAAAGAATTCGCCCCCCTAAAATGGCCCACCAACATCTATCCTCCGGAACCATCTGCCGCGCCGGAAACACAAAAGTCCCTGAAAGCCGGCTGTTAAAGCCGGCTTTTCTCTAATCTCTATCCGCTCAGGGCTTATCCTGCACCGAGCGCAACAGCTGCTCCGCAAGCGCTATCGCCTGCTGGCGATCTTTCACATCCAGTTTCTGATACAGGCTGCGAATATGCGTCTTGATGGTGCTTGGCGCGACCTTGAAGTGCCGGGCGATGCGTTCGTTGGAGAGGCCGGAATGGATGGCGTTAAGTACCTGCCATTCCCGCGGGGTGAGGGGGGAGTGACGCAGGAAGTCGGGCACCGCATCGCTGGCGAGAATTTCGCGCACGATGGTTTCGTCCAGCTCAATGCGGATGCCGCCGCCCAGCTCCGGTTGTTGCTGGGCGAGTTTCATCAACTGTTGTGCTTTTTCCGCCTGGCGCCCGTCGAGGGCGTTGTCCCCGGTTTCTTCCAGCGCTGCTTTCAATAGCACGATCATCGGTTTGCCGATCTGCAGGAAGCTGGCGGTGAGGTCGCTATCCAGCATGATGGTGAGCGCCGCGCGGATATGGGCGAGCGCAGACTCCTTGCGCTCCCGCAGCCAGGCCAGATGTGCGGCCAGCACCCGGTTGCGCAGCTGGTCGGTGACCAGGCCGCACTCTTCGGCGACCTGTTGCAGGCGCCCAAGCAGGCGGTTGGCATCGGACCAGCGGTGCAGGGAGATCAGGGCGCGCACGTGGTTGCGCCCGTGGCACTGTTCGAAGTGGTTGCTGGGACGGTCGGCTACCGGGTCTGCCTGTTCCTGCCAGCTGGCGATGGCTTCGGTATTTTCCAGCGCCTGCCATACGCGCATTCTTGCAGCGTCGGCATTGGCGACCCAGTCCCGGTGATATTCCTCCCCGGCAAGCAGGTGCTCCACCCGCTCCATCCACTCCAGGCATTCGTCCTTGTCGCCTCGCGCCAGCGCGACTTTTAACAGCAGGGTGTATTCGGGCAGCAGCCAGCGCTCGCCCACTTTGCGATTGATCTGCATACCGCGGCGGGCGGATTCCGCGGCGCCGTCGAGATCGCCGGCTTCCCATTGCAGCTGGCCCTGCAGTCGGTAGATAAATTCAGAGATGGGTAGGCCCACCAGGTGATGCTCTTCCACCAGCCGTTGTGTGCGGGCCTGGAGGGCGGCGGCCTTTTTCAGTAAACCATTGGCGAAGGCAATTTCGGTTTGTTGGCACAGGGCCCAGGCGGCATTAGGAATGTCCTGGCGGGCGAGGGTGGCTTTTTCCACCGCTTCCATATGGTGCATGGCCTGGTCCAGCTCACCCAGGCAGAAGCTGGTCTCACCGATCACCAGTTGTGCGGCGATGCGGTCACTTACCTGGTCTTGCGGCAGTAGTTCCAGGGCTTCCTGAGCGTACTCCTTTGCTTTCAGGATCTGCCCGCGGGAAACGGAAACCTGTGCACGCATTGCGGCAAAGGCACCCTCGTAGGCTTGCCACTGCTTGGGATCTTGCCGCTGCAGCCAGCTTTCTGCCGCTGCCAGCAGTTTGTTGCAGCGCTCGTACTCAAAGCTGTCGCGGGCAAGCCGGGCCGCCAGCAAGGTAAAGGAGGCGTGGCGCTTGATCTGCTCCTCGCCGAGCCAGTTGAGGCTGTCGTTCAGTACCCGGAATTGCCCCTCACGCAGGAATTGCTCGCCTTGCTCGGCAATCAGGCGGTGTACCCGTTCGCGGTCTTCGGCCTTGAGCGCGTGGCGCAGGGCTTCCAGGGGCTGGTTGAGTTCCTGCCAGGTGTCGCTGGCGGTCTGGTGCAATTGGGTCAGTTGGTTGCCGTCGGACAGCTGGCGCTGCAGAAAGCGTGCGAACACCGGATGAAAACGGAACCACTGCCGACTGGAGTCCAGGGCCTGCAGGAACAGTCCGCGGCTGGCGGCGGTTTCCAGCTGCTGCTGGCCGCCACTCTGGCCACTCAATCGCTCTGCCAGCAGGCCGTTGACGCGGGTCAGGATCGAGGTGCGCGCCAGCAACTGGCGCAGTTCCGGCTCCAGGCGCTCCAGCACTTCCTCGGCAAGATAGTCCAGGATATGCGCATGCCCCTGCTCCAGTTCACCCAGGTACCGG
The nucleotide sequence above comes from Microbulbifer salipaludis. Encoded proteins:
- the malT gene encoding HTH-type transcriptional regulator MalT, with amino-acid sequence MLLASKYSLPDCPEHTLQRPRLQSLLEQSQSDQLLLVTAPAGYGKTTLVTSWATEQDNPVAWYSLDSGDNEPGQFCRYLVESVHRATGNGVPETSKILAAQHTLDPSLIISQMLSELRQLPSELRIVLDDYHQIDNPVVHDATRFLLRHAPAGIGVVITSRSQPPLGLGALRLQGRLLELGPEDLALTTDETTQLLARRLPFALGSDRVAQLHQLSEGWPPAIQMFALSVRNQEEVDRYLGELEQGHAHILDYLAEEVLERLEPELRQLLARTSILTRVNGLLAERLSGQSGGQQQLETAASRGLFLQALDSSRQWFRFHPVFARFLQRQLSDGNQLTQLHQTASDTWQELNQPLEALRHALKAEDRERVHRLIAEQGEQFLREGQFRVLNDSLNWLGEEQIKRHASFTLLAARLARDSFEYERCNKLLAAAESWLQRQDPKQWQAYEGAFAAMRAQVSVSRGQILKAKEYAQEALELLPQDQVSDRIAAQLVIGETSFCLGELDQAMHHMEAVEKATLARQDIPNAAWALCQQTEIAFANGLLKKAAALQARTQRLVEEHHLVGLPISEFIYRLQGQLQWEAGDLDGAAESARRGMQINRKVGERWLLPEYTLLLKVALARGDKDECLEWMERVEHLLAGEEYHRDWVANADAARMRVWQALENTEAIASWQEQADPVADRPSNHFEQCHGRNHVRALISLHRWSDANRLLGRLQQVAEECGLVTDQLRNRVLAAHLAWLRERKESALAHIRAALTIMLDSDLTASFLQIGKPMIVLLKAALEETGDNALDGRQAEKAQQLMKLAQQQPELGGGIRIELDETIVREILASDAVPDFLRHSPLTPREWQVLNAIHSGLSNERIARHFKVAPSTIKTHIRSLYQKLDVKDRQQAIALAEQLLRSVQDKP